In a single window of the Mugil cephalus isolate CIBA_MC_2020 chromosome 6, CIBA_Mcephalus_1.1, whole genome shotgun sequence genome:
- the calr3a gene encoding calreticulin 3a: MNLPVAILAVFASLAVSSEATVYFKEQFLDGDAWKSRWLESKHKSDYGQWKLSAGKFYGDAEADKGIQTSQDARFYALSARFEPFSNEGKTLVVQFTVKHEQKIDCGGGYVKVFPSSQDQSDMHGDSQYYIMFGPDICGYSTKKVHVIFNYKGQNHLIKKDIKCKDDEMTHLYTLILNPDQTYEVKIDNEKVESGSLEEDWDILPPKKIKDPEAKKPSDWDDRAKIDDPTDTKPEDWDKPETIPDPDAKKPDDWDEDMDGEWEPPMITNPEYKGEWKPKQIDNPDYKGAWVHPEIDNPEYTHDATIYKFDSIGVLGLDLWQVKSGTIFDNFLITDDVKEAEKFGEETWGVTKDPEQKMKDQQEDIERKLREEEEKSKKDTEGDEEEQEDDADDDDDDDEDPEEGDDDEDAGTEEDNDSKKKDEL, translated from the exons ATGAATCTTCCAGTGGCGATTCTTGCAGTTTTTGCTTCGCTCGCCGTCTCTAGTGAAGCTACGGTCTACTTCAAGGAGCAATTTCTGGATGGAG ATGCGTGGAAAAGCCGGTGGCTCGAGTCGAAGCACAAGTCGGACTATGGCCAGTGGAAACTGAGCGCGGGGAAGTTTTATGGAGACGCCGAGGCTGATAAAG GCATCCAGACCAGCCAGGATGCCCGCTTTTATGCCCTGTCGGCCCGCTTCGAGCCCTTCAGTAACGAGGGAAAGACCCTCGTGGTCCAGTTCACTGTCAAGCATGAGCAGAAAATTGACTGCGGAGGCGGCTACGTCAAGGTCTTCCCCTCTAGCCAGGACCAGAGCGACATGCACGGGGACTCACAGTATTACATCATGTTCG GGCCTGACATTTGTGGATACAGCACAAAGAAGGTTCACGTGATCTTCAATTACAAGGGCCAGAACCATCTCATCAAGAAAGACATCAAATGCAAG GATGATGAGATGACCCACCTATACACACTGATCCTGAATCCAGACCAGACATACGAGGTGAAGATCGACAACGAGAAGGTGGAGTCCGGCTCCTTGGAGGAAGACTGGGACATACTGCCCCCGAAGAAGATCAAAGACCCCGAGGCCAAGAAACCCAGCGACTGGGACGACAGGGCCAAGATCGACGACCCCACTGACACCAAGCCTGAG GACTGGGACAAACCAGAGACCATCCCTGACCCTGATGCCAAAAAGCCTGACGACTGGGATGAGGACATGGACGGAGAATGGGAACCTCCCATGATCACCAATCCCGAGTATAAG GGTGAATGGAAACCCAAGCAGATCGACAACCCTGACTACAAGGGAGCCTGGGTTCACCCTGAGATAGACAACCCAGAGTACACCCATGATGCCACCATTTACAAGTTTGACAGCATtggagtccttggcctggatCTGTGGCAG GTTAAATCTGGAACCATCTTTGACAACTTCCTGATCACTGACGATGtcaaagaagcagagaaatttGGAGAGGAAACCTGGGGAGTTACTAAG GACCCAGAGCAGAAGATGAAGGATCAGCAGGAGGACATTGAGAGGAagctgagagaggaggaggagaagagcaagAAGGACACTGaaggggatgaggaggagcaggaggatgatgctgatgatgatgatgacgacgacgagGACCCAGAAGAGGGAGACGATGATGAGGACGCAGGGACAGAAGAGGACAATGATTCGAAAAAGAAGGACGAGTTGTAG